The Syngnathus scovelli strain Florida chromosome 18, RoL_Ssco_1.2, whole genome shotgun sequence genome contains a region encoding:
- the ackr4b gene encoding atypical chemokine receptor 4b, with translation MEDYYYHDDEDLGHNDSYDYSYDHSVCDKEAVRSFAGVFLPVIYSLALVVGLAGNALVVAVYASRSRLRTFTDVCILNLAGSDLLLLVTLPFWAADAVHGWRLGPAACKLTSFLYSANFSCGMLLLACIGVDRYRAVAHAAAGRSGRGVRLRRQWILACLALWGVAIFLGLPELLFSTVKHSHYRMYCTAVYPASMGRPAKASLELLEVSFRFALPFLVMAVCYCRVGRALARAPGVQRDKKWRALRVLLAVVAVFLLTQLPYNVVKLCRALDIIYMLVTNCEVSKGLDRALQVTESLALTHACVNPLLYAFIGSSFKGRVLKTAKHLGRRFGRRAGREEGEPAVEISLNVRNQIRSQSGSEEPDTSTFSV, from the coding sequence ATGGAGGATTACTATTACCATGACGACGAGGACCTCGGCCACAACGACAGCTACGACTACAGCTACGACCACTCGGTCTGCGACAAGGAGGCGGTGCGCTCCTTTGCCGGCGTCTTCCTCCCGGTCATCTACTCGCTGGCTCTGGTGGTGGGCCTGGCGGGCAACGCCCTGGTGGTGGCGGTGTACGCTTCCCGCTCACGCCTGCGCACTTTCACCGACGTGTGCATCCTGAACCTGGCCGGGTCGGACCTGCTCCTGCTCGTCACTTTGCCCTTCTGGGCGGCTGACGCCGTTCACGGCTGGAGGTTGGGGCCGGCCGCCTGCAAGCTCACCTCCTTCCTCTACAGCGCCAACTTCAGCTGCGGCATGCTGCTTCTGGCGTGCATCGGCGTTGACCGCTACCGGGCGGTGGCTCACGCCGCGGCCGGCAGGTCCGGCAGGGGCGTCCGGCTGCGGAGGCAGTGGATCCTGGCGTGCTTGGCGCTGTGGGGGGTGGCTATCTTTCTGGGGCTCCCGGAACTGCTCTTCTCAACCGTCAAGCATTCCCATTACAGGATGTACTGCACCGCCGTGTACCCGGCAAGCATGGGACGCCCTGCCAAGGCTAGCCTGGAGCTGCTGGAAGTGAGCTTTCGCTTTGCGCTGCCGTTCCTGGTGATGGCGGTGTGCTACTGCCGGGTGGGCCGGGCCCTGGCCCGAGCGCCCGGGGTGCAGCGGGACAAAAAGTGGCGGGCCTTACGCGTTCTCTTGGCGGTGGTGGCCGTCTTCTTGCTAACGCAGCTTCCCTACAACGTGGTGAAGCTTTGCAGAGCGCTGGACATCATCTACATGCTGGTGACCAACTGCGAGGTCAGCAAGGGCCTGGACCGTGCCTTGCAGGTGACTGAGAGCCTGGCGTTGACCCACGCCTGCGTCAACCCGCTCCTTTATGCTTTCATCGGGTCCTCCTTCAAGGGCCGCGTCCTCAAAACCGCAAAGCATCTCGGACGGCGTTTCGGGAGACGCGCCGGACGAGAAGAGGGCGAGCCGGCGGTGGAAATCTCGCTCAATGTGCGCAACCAAATCCGGTCACAGTCTGGTTCAGAGGAACCGGACACCAGCACATTCAGCGTGTAA